TTCTGGCCATGCCATTCAAcaacatttcatattttatagGCTCCTTGCATCATTTTCATTGATGAAATAGATGCTATTGGATCCACACGAAAACAATGGGAAGGCCACACCAAAAAAACACTGCATCAGCTGCTAGTTGAAATGGATGGTTTTGAACAGAATGAGGTATATTTCAAAAGTTCGTAATAACGTTAATTCTGTATATTTCAAAAGTTTGTAATATCAGTAAttccttttttcattttcaatttgtttAATCTCTATCTATCTTATAGGGAATAATTCTGATGGCTGCAACAAATCTACCTGATATTCTTGATCCAGCTTTGACAAGACCTGGTAGATTTGATAGGCATGTAAGTGCTCCAATCATTAGTGTTTTGTTGAGGCTTGGGTGTTTGGTACTATATGCTCAAAGTTGTTCTTAGAGGAACCAACGATGACAAATAGAGTTGGTTCCTTAAGACTTAATCAGAGTATCCTCTGCCCTCACCTTCCTGCATCATGCTGCTGAAGGTTTTTGCTCATTGTTAGAAGTTGTGCTCTGATTTTGTGGATACTTTAGTCACTGAATTGTTCAGTACACAAAATTGCTTTCACAAGGGCTAAGTAATTTGGCTGTGGACTATTGTTAGTCTTGTAGGCtagatattttcttttttcatgttCTATTCTCTTTTATAGAGAAGACTCATACAGCCCGTCTTTTAGATCGTTGTCCCTAATCCAGATGTAAGAGGCCGTCAAGAGATTTTGGATCTCTACCTACATGATAAACCTTTATCTGATGACGTAGATGTTAAAGCAATTGCTCGTGGTACTCCTGGATTCAATGGAGCAGGTAAGCTTTTCTGCATAAACCAAAACAGGTTTGTGTGAACAAACATTCAGATCTTCTTTATTATAACTTTTTCCCATTATTCTGTCAATCAGATCTAGCAAACTTGGTGAATATTGCTGCAATTAAAGCTGCAGTTGAAGGTGCAAATAAATTGACTGCTTCACAGTTGGAGCATGCTAAAGATAGGATACTCATGGGTACTGAACGTAAAACAATGTTTTTATCAGAAGAGTCAAAGAAGGTATTGACATTTTCTAGTAAAACTTTGGGTGTGGAATTCAGGTTGTGGTTGGTTGTATGAAGTGAATCATTGTGCAAATGAAAATGTAAAAGGACCATAATGATAACAAGATTACCCAAGAAAAATTTCCTAGTTCAGGATATGCAGATAAATGACCAAGAAACTTTAATGTAAGAAGTCCCTTGATGCAATTCACTGCCAGTTGTTTAATAGAGTTAGTTTTTAGCTGCAACTAGGCTGCATTTTGGTTCCTATTTGTGGACTATGTCAGCGTAGAAATTACTTCGTTAGGTTTTCAAGATAATCTTTTTTGTTATCTGAACTGGAGCATCCTTACTTGCTGACATTATTACACAACTTCAGCTCACTGCTTTTCATGAGAGTGGCCATGCAATTGTCGCTTTCAACACTGAAGGTGCACATCCAATCCACAAGGCTACAATCATGCCCCGTGGATCTGCTCTGGGAATGGTAACCCAATTGCCATCAGATGATGAGACGTCAATCAGCAAGAAGCAATTATTAGCTCTTCTTGATGTTTGTATGGGAGGAAGAGTTGCGGAAGAACTCGTTTTCGGCCAGGACCATGTCACAACTGGAGCAAGAAGTGATCTGCAGACGGCTACAGAGCTTGCTAAGTATATGGTATGTTTCAAAGTCTCCTTTTATCCATAATTCCCTGTTTCTGTATGCCTTTCCAGTTCatggtaaaatatatttatggaACAATAAGGAAAGAATTAGCCAAAACTGGGCAATATCTAATGGCTTTCACTTACAATGCCAGGTATCAAATTGTGGGATGAGTGATGCAATTGGACCAGTTAATATTAAAGAGCGACCAAGTTCAGAAATGCAGTCTCGCATTGATGCTGAAGTATGTTTATGCAAGCTAGAGTTCTGATAAGCAAAAATGTCTTTTTCagtcttaatttttttcttttttttaaattgttgtgCAGGTTGTAAAGCTTCTAAGAGAAGCATATGATCGTGTGACAACCCTGTTAAAAAAGGTAAGTTCATGaaaccctctctttttttttggtcaaGGAATAAGAAACCATATTATAGCAAATAACTATATATGATATTTGGACTAGGGTATGAGCATCTTCATACCCATTTTCGAAATATGTGAGACACTAGGTACTTTGAGAAGAATGAAGAGGTTAGCAACATAGAGAAATAATTACAATGAAACCTGAATCGTAGTCTCCTAGCATCTAAAATTTTAGGAATATGTTTGAAGAAATTCTATTTCAATGGtgtaatttttaaaatcacatcTTACCTTGCCAGTAGAAAAGAGAAATGACTCTtgaaaatcaaaatttcttttaagggtaTTTGAGGTTACTAGAGTTAAACCCAGGTAACTAAAAATCTATCACTCTTGTCAAAAAATCACATGTCTATTAGCTGCAAATACATTAGTTTAACACATTGCTATTTGACATATTTTCAGCACGAGAAGGCATTGCACGCATTAGCAAATGCACTTTTGGAGTACGAAACACTAAGTGCAGAAGAAATAAAGCGCATTCTTCTCCCACATCGGGAAGGAGGCTTTCCCGAACAGCAAGAACAACAGGAAGAGGGGGAGCTAGTATTGGCGTAAACTACAACTTGACAATCTGCATGATTGTAGGGGAAGCTCTGTATAGTGTATTTGAAGCAGCAGaggtaatttatttatataatttctttCAATTCTTTGCCCCACCATTGTCATAAGATGTGTGTTATGGAAACTCTGGTTAAGAGACCGTGCAAATCCATCATCCTGATTCCCTGTCATAATATGCTAATGCCACTTTTAAATGTCCAGCAACACCTAAGACTACTAATTCAACATAGAACTTGTACCATTTGTGAAATCATGTATTATTTTGACTCTTACCCCCCATTTCCGGGGCCAAATTTTGAACTATGTAGGCATAATTTGACCTTTTCTCACTAATGAGAAAAAGTCCATATTTAGTTCCCAAGTCTCATTCTTCTAAAATTTTGGTACGTTGTATCTAAATATCATGGTGGTCAGTAGCATTCCGATGTCAAAATTGGATTGGACCAGTTAGTTAATCGAAAACCGGAGAAGTGTTGAATGGTTAAAAAACTAATTTAAGAACTGTTTGAAGTTTAAATATTACATTTCGCTGTAATATATGAAATAAATGTTTAAAGTTTTCGTATTATTTATTTGTGcttattaattttttcttttaaaagaaaaaggtaTTTTGTAATGGTTGAACCAACCATTCAATTGAACAACTTGAGAACCAATGGCTTGATTGGTTCAGTTTTTACAACATTGTTGATATATAGTTTTGATCTTAAATTGGTCCCAAGTGGTTTAAGCAATATGTTTTGGTACGTTTTAGTCAACTATTAACTTGTACTGCACATTGGTTGGTACAAGTctttaactaatttttaatatattttcatctaaattattttttatttttataagtatatttgaaaataaaataatttaattaagtttaataacTTAACTAATACATTTTTAAAACAATAGTGGGTATGGTAGAGAATGAGTTCGCATAATTTGAACTTGTGATTGAACTAATCAAACTTCTGATTTAGATGTtctttaattacttattttttttaattaagtttaatctaATAAATTGAGAGATTTATGAATAATAACGTATTTTTTGGTCTGACACTAATAGGCATTAATATTGACATATTATTTCTAAGtttatcatatattaaaaatatttttcatatattatatatacatgcaattatacatctataaaattttaaaagtactaATTATCTTGATTTGAATAAAACGTCAAACACGGCGTTAAACAACGTTACAACATCCTCACccctaatattatataaaaaataataataatcataataatgatatttaattgAAAACCATTTAAATGTGAAGATTACAAAATAAATCTTTAGTAGAAGagtttattttatcaaatttaaaattaatctaCATTCATGTCAACATTTAGATGGATTTTATTAACATtgtaattaatttcatatacatacaaATACTCAATATTTTAGGGCTCTAAATCAGTGGATTCACTTGCTTTTGTAAGGAGTTTGTGAAATCGAAAGCTTAAAATCAtagttgaatatatataaaatacgaGCGTCAAAATATTTCaacaaaaatgaaaaactaaATATGTTCCTTGAAGCAAACGAAACTCCAGCAGATAACAGACTGGGAAACAGAAGGAATGCAATGATATGTGTTGTAAATAGAAGAGGGAAGACCCACAATTGGCACTCCATCTATAGAGCCCTTTATCTTTCAGCTCCCAACTTTCGAATATCGATCCGTTCAGTCCGGTCCTGCATTGCCAGCCCCTCCGACACATCTGCAAGTGATTTGAGATTGCATTTGATCAATGCTTCAACAAAGAAACATGTTTCATCTTTGGTATTACCCTCCGGCACATCCACCACGAAGGATTCGATCACTAGTGTCCCAGGTCTTCCATCTATCATCTCTGGATGGACTGATATGATAGAAGAGTAGTTCTGTATCCAAAAGAATAAATTGAAGATCCAATGACTTAGTTGCAGGCTTTTTAATAATGCTTATACAATCAACAACTATCTTCATCTATAAACACCAAGGGAATGCATTAAATTGCTTACTTCATGTAGGATGAACTAAAATGATAGAGAAAAACCTGAAGTCGGTGATCCCCACCGATAATCCTTATGCTTAGGATATGCTCATTATCATCTAGGAGTTCCAGTCTTTCGGTACTCGTAGTCGCCGGGAGTCCCGACTTGACATCCACTTCTCTAAGACTCCCAATTTCAAGGTTTCCTGGCGCCACACACCGGCTGACAAAGGGTTTATACTTCTGAGGTTCATCAAATCTTCTCACCAAAGACCATACCTGTAATGAAACAAAGCAATTTATGCATATTCTTGAAAATGAAAACTGAAAACACCAAGTATCCGGACATGAATATGATATTAGACCGACCCTTTAAATATACGAAAATGAACTGTATCATACCCGTATTTGAAATGATGatagataccaaattcaaaagaaaaagaaagagctaaaattatggaaaaatgcATTGTTTGTAATCTACAGGATCAGAATATCCACTATTAGTTATTCTTGCCATTTTTCTGGCATATTCTTCTTCCACTGAACCCCTCTAAAATACAAACCATTCATTTCGTAAGTCCAAattggactaaaataaaaatcattttgtaGACCATTCCTTTTAGTTCAACTAAATCTTAATCCCCATTGTTCCTAAAAGTAGCATCTATGTATACCATCCAAATGAATAACTCAAATCAATCAAAACCCACATACTCGTTCACATGGTTTCAGTCACGAAAGTCTTGTAAAGGGGTTGAAATTTTCTCAGAAAATGTTCTTCTTCTCTTTTGGCCAATAGAAAATGTTGATAATAAGAAGGATCACAAATCCAGGATTTAGCATTACAAAAGCATCTGAGAAGCAAATAAGAGTATTTCTTAATATCAGATTTCAAGATAATTcatatgaaaaatgaaaacgcAGATCAAGAGTTAATCGTACTCAAGAAGAATTCGTCAAAACATTGAAAAACTCAACTCAGCGAAGATGAAAAAACAAACaactagaaaaagaaaatcaatgatctttatttgtaaataaatcaaaaacaaaatttaaaagaagaCGCTTaacgagaaaaaaaaaaaggagagagcgTAACCAGAGGAAGAGGAGCTTTGATGAGCTTAACAAGAGCTGAACTACACTGATTCTCTCCAGCCTCATGCCTGTGATGCCTCTTTATATACTCAGTCGCCGCCGCACTGCTACTCACGTTCATTTCCCCCCTCTTCTTCTTATTATCCGTCACTTCTCTCTTTTTacgaaatttaagaaaaaaaaaactcaaccgGTTCTGGTTTGCCGGCGGGAAGCACTCCGATCAGCGACCAAAAACTGTTTTATCTGAGGAGTATTAAAGAAGAGGCTGTAAATCATCGCCattgaaaaggaagaagaaaagctAAGGCTACTCCATATCATCTATCTCATCATCTGACAaatgataaacatattttaatatgataaaaaagaATCGAACgaatttataaaaatcaaaacaaaatacttgaattttattttatttttatttgctgaTCAGCATTCAGCTGAGCTTAGCTTAATGTTATTATTACGAGAGCTGCCATAGCTTTTGTCCGCTTCTGCTTTTGTCGTTTCTGTTACTTCCCTTTGTGTTAAAAACACACCGAAACTAACTTTGCCATGCCGCCTCCAATTCTAAACTAACCTTATTTTCCAGGTCTAATTTTGGTTTTAGTCCTctattatttaagatttaatcctctaccttaatttgacataatttgtaGCTCCAAATTAATAATCCcatttaataatgttaaaatattaacatgaattttttttactgttgTTAGATCATTAAAGtcgcattttaatttttttttggtaatttccTTATTCATCTTATTGTGTATATTTGATATTCATGATTGTCTATATTAACAATACTGTTTTCAATGTTTGAACTCATATTCTCTCATTGAGAGCGCAATGTATCTTACTGTCACATAAACTCTTATTATATTTAGtacaaattacattttttttgatAGATTAGTAAAAGTtagatattaaataatattattatacacattgtaattaatttcattatattatcatttaaaaaaattgaaacattgatatttataattttttaatatgtaaccacaaacataatttataatatttgtaaatttattataatatttttttataaattattggtaatttatatattatataatatttaaatatgatgCTTACTAATAACATTGTCCACAAAACTAGCTAAGAACAAATTCAGATAATAAAAACTATTCTTGCTAAACCACTCTAGCCAGTTTGAcacctaaaaatatttttaaattaaaaaaaatgattccaagtttaaataaattaaaaaggactaatcAAATTAGAGAAATAATCTAgcttaacaatttaattttttatttaaatctttaTATATAATTGATATATAGTCTAGTCAAACAAATTTTGGCTCTTCCATAAATCATCcttaacaaaagaaaattttattaataccaAAGAGATTGGATTAATTTCTTTCTTGAGAAtaagattaaattatttcaaataattaaaacttcCTTTTCTCTCAATACAACTGATTTAATTTCAATCTCTAAGGTTGAACCAAAATACATATCCTAAGAGAAATCTTAGCCAAAATATGAGAACTACATGTAGTACAAGCTGTTTGCTATAATCCTCATTTACCAAAGATTATGAAGAATGTTGAATCTAATATAGAGCATGACCAGCTGATTGAATTTTAGTTCGATTAGCTTGGGTATTGTTGTTAATGTAGgaggatgtgagtttaagtgcgctaaagcgtattatcctcttattcATGAGTTGGAGAGGAGCTATAAATAGTTAtaaatattgtgtcaaaaagaatatatatgatcagaacttataatCAAATTGTTCGAAAAAAAATAGAGACGGGGAGAGAGAGAGCATCACTTCCTTCCTTTTGGATTGGTTAAACTCTTGGATTTATGTCCT
This window of the Gossypium hirsutum isolate 1008001.06 chromosome A09, Gossypium_hirsutum_v2.1, whole genome shotgun sequence genome carries:
- the LOC107930169 gene encoding abscisic acid receptor PYL8, giving the protein MNVSSSAAATEYIKRHHRHEAGENQCSSALVKLIKAPLPLVWSLVRRFDEPQKYKPFVSRCVAPGNLEIGSLREVDVKSGLPATTSTERLELLDDNEHILSIRIIGGDHRLQNYSSIISVHPEMIDGRPGTLVIESFVVDVPEGNTKDETCFFVEALIKCNLKSLADVSEGLAMQDRTERIDIRKLGAER